The Halomonas elongata DSM 2581 DNA segment GCAGCTTCTTGAAGCGATCGAAGTTGTCGAACACCGCCTTGACGGTCTGGTAGACGACATCGGGGTCGGTCTCGGCGGAAGACACGAAGGTCGCCGCCACGCCGAAGGTCTCGACGTCATCCGGATTGCCCTTGTAAAGCCCGCCCGGGATCGTGGACATGGAGTAGTAGGGATACTCTTCCACCAACCCCTGGATGGTCTCGTCGTTGAGCGGAATCAACTTGGAGTCGACTGTGGTGGTGGCTTCCTGAATGGCCCCGTTGGGGTGACCGACCACATAGGCCATGACGTCGATGTTGTTGTCGGCGAGGGCGGAGGCCATCTCGGCGGCATCCAGTTCGGAGGCCAGGGAGAAGGTATCCTCGGTCCAGCCCTTGGCATCCATCACCACTTCCATGGTGTTGCGCTGCCCGGACCCCGGGTTGCCGATGTTGACGCGCTTGCCTTCCAGGTCGTCGAGGGTCTCGACGCCGGAATCGGCGCGGGCCAGCAGGGTCAGCGGCTCGCCATGGACGCGGAACACCGCGCGCAGGTCCTTGTAGGCATCGCCCTCGAAGTTGCCGGTGCCATTGTAGGCCTGATACTGGACGTCGGACTGGGCGACCCCCATGTTCAGCTCACCGCTGCGGATGCCATTGATGTTGGCCACCGAACCGCCGGTGGAGGGAGCGTTACACTTGATGTTGGCGTCTTCCAGACGATTCACCAGACGACACACCGACTGACCGACCACGTAATAGACGCCGGTCTGGCCACCGGTGCCGATGGTGATGAACTGTTCTTCTTCCTGCGCCATGGCCGGCGATGCGAACATCGCGGCCCCGAGCAGGGCGCCGGAGAAAGTGGCGGCAGAGAATACATGGCGTTTCATGAACACACCTCATTGTGACGTTATGGTCGAAGCGTTCGATCGGCGATCTCGTGTCGACGATCGTCGGCGGCTTGCCCGCCCCTTCCTACTTTAGCGAAAACCGCAGCAACATGGTGCGGCATCTTGGCTGCCGTTGCCGTGACAGTCTAGCCGGCCACAACGTTTAGCGTTCGTTAATTTTCATGCCTGACGGTCGACGACGCAACTACACATCCCGGCATGGCGGTTGCCGTTGCCTCGCCATTGCCCCCAGACTACTCATGAAGAATAGCTCCGAACGAGGAGACCGACATGCAGACTCCCGCCCCCTTCATCGAATGCTGTCAGGGCGACATCGCACGTCAGGACGACATGGATGCCGTGGTCAACGCCGCCAATGCGGCCCTGCGCAGCGGCGGCGGCGTTGCGGGCGCCCTGCATCGCGCTGCCGGCCCGGCTCTCGCCGATGCCTGCCGCCCCCTGGCGCCGATCCAGCCCGGCCAGGCGGTGATCACCGAGGCCTTCAAACTCCCCAACCGCTATGTCATCCACTGCCTGGGGCCGGTCTACGGCGTCGACGAGCCATCCGACACCCTGCTCGCCGACTGCTACCGCAATGCCCTGCATCTGGCCCAGCAGCATGGCATCGCACGCCTGGCCTTCCCGGCACTGTCCACCGGCGCCTTCGGTTATCCCGCTTCCGAAGCGGCGCGCATCGCCCTGTCCACGGTGCTCGCCACCCTGCCCGACTGCCCGGCCGTACGCCAGGTTCGCTTCGTGCTGTTCGACGACGCCAGCCGTGCGCTGCATCAACAGTGGCTCGACGCCCTGGTCGGCGACTAGACCACGAGTAACGGGCCACGAGCTGCGCCCCCAAGAGCGGCAACCCGAGACTCGTCGCCCGTCGCCTAGACGTTATAGCCGAGTACGCCCGGCAACCACAGCGCAATGCCCGGGAAAACCACCACCAGTGCCAGGGCGACCGCCATAGCGAGAACGAAGACCATCGCCCAGCCGATGGTCTGCTCCAGACGCACTCGGGCCACCTCGGTGGTCACCATCAGATTGACCGCCACCGGCGGCGTGAACTGGCCGATGGCGATATTCATGGCCAGCAGGATGCCGAACCACACCGGATTCCAGTCGAAATGCTGCATGACCGGTATCAGGATCGGCATCAGGATCAGGTAGATCGAGATGGCATCCAGCAGCATTCCGGCCACCAGCACCGCCAGCATGATCAGCGCCAGCAGCAGGACACCGTTGTCGGACAGGCCGATCACCCATTCCGCCATGTGGCGGAAGGTCCCCAGCATGGTACCGGCCCAGGCGAAGATTCCGGCCAGGGCGATGATCAGCATCACCACCCCGGAGATCACCGCCGCTTCACCGAACAGTTCCCAGAGGTCGCGCCAGCCGAGTTCGCGGGTCAACCAGAGCCCGACCACCACGCCGTAGGCGACCGCCACCACTGCCGCTTCGGTGGGCGTGAAGAGACCGCTGCGCAGGCCGCCCAGGATCAGTATCGGCGCGAACAGGGCCGGAATGGCCTGACGAAAGCTCTCGGCAAGCGGCGGGCGCTCGACATTCTCCGGTGCCTCCCAGCGATAACGACGCGCCAGCCACCAGGCCGGCACCAGCAACGCCGCCCCGGCCAGCATCCCAGGGAACAGCCCGGCAGCAAACAAGGCGCGCAGGTCCACCCCCGGCACCACGATGGAGTACAGGATCAAGGCCACCGAAGGCGGGATCAGGATGGCCGTGGAAGCCGAGGCGGCGATCAGCGTCGCCGAGAAGGGCCGCGGATAGCCGGCCCGGGTCATGCTGGGCAGCATCACCATGGCCACGGCCGCCGCATCGGCGGGCCCCGAGCCACTCATGCCGCCCATGATCATGCACACCAGCACCGCCACCAGCGCCAGCCCGCCGTGGCGCGGGCCGATCAGCGCCTGGGCGAAGCGCACCAGACGCGCCGCCACCCCGGCGCGCTCGAAGATCAGCCCGGTGAGAATGAACAGCGGAATGGCGATCAGGGGATACTTGGCAACACTGTTGTAGGTGTTGGTGCCCAGCGTCGACAGCATCGAGGGAGAAAGCCCGGCGACGATACCCACCGCGCCGGACAGGCCCAATGAGAAGGCCACCGGCACGCCGGCAATCAGCAGGCCGGCAAAGGCCAGCAGCATCCAGAGATCAGGACTCATCGTCGAGCCCTCCGCGCAGGCGCTCGAAAGTCTGCTGGCACTGCCGCCACAGCATCAGCACGGCCAGCAGCGGCAACCAGACCAGATACCACCACTGGGGCAACCCGAGCCCCGGTGAAAGCGTCTCCCACTGATACTCCTGCCAGGCCAGCTTGGCACCGAACCAGGCGATCAGCCCCAGCACGATGAGGCCGCAGAGCCCCTGGAAGAGGATCAGGACACGCCGCGCCGCGGGCGGCAAGGCCCGCTCCAGCAGGCCGATGCGAATATGGCGATGGCGACGCAGGGCCACCGAGGCGCCAGCGAAGGTCAACAGCACCAGTAGAAAGACCGAAAATTCCTCGGTAAAGGCAAAGGAGGCGTCGGTGACATAACGCACCACCACATTGGCCAGGCTGATCAAGCCAATGATCAGAATGGCCAGGGTCGCGAGCACACGCTCGAGTCTTGCATCAGGACGTTTCATGACGGGGGGTTCTTGGCGGGTGAGCGGTAGCGCCCGGCACGCCGACCGGGCGCATTCAGCGCATCATTCGGACGCGTCGATATCGCGGCGGGCCGCCTCCACGATCTCCTCGCCGATACGCGGCACCCACTTGTCATGGACGCTCTCGGTAGCCTCGACGAAGGCCTGGTGCTGCGCTTCGGACAGCTCGGTGACATTCACCCCGCGCTCACGGATCGCCTCCAGCCGCGCGGCCTCTTCCTCACGCGTCTTGGCGATCTCCCAGGCTCCGGCCTCGACGGCCGTCTCGCGCAGCATCTCGCGCTGCGACTCGGAGAGCGAACCCCACACCTGGCGGTTGGCGGCGAACACCAGCGGGTCGTTCATGTAGTTCCACAGGGTCAGGTGCGTCTGCCCCACCTGGTCGATGCGCGCCACATCGAATACCGACAGGGGATTTTCCTGGCCATCCACCGCCCCGGTGGTCAATGCCGGCTTGGCATCGGCCCAGCTCATCTGGGTCGGATTGGCCCCCAGGGCGGTGAAGGTGTCCTGGAACAGCGGCGAGCCCACCACACGGATCTTGAGCCCCTCGAGATCGGCCGGCTCGTCGATGGTACCGCTGGAGTTGGAAAGCTGACGGAAGCCGTTCTCGCCCCAGGCGAGCGGTACCACGCCCTTTTCCTCGATGGCGGAGAAGATCATCTCGCCGGTTTCGCCGCCGGTCACCGCATCGACGGCCTCTGCATCGGGCAGCAGGAAGGGCAACGAGAACAGGTTGAGCGCCGGCACCTGGGGCGACCAGTTGATGGTCGAGCCGACCGCCAGGTCGATCAACCCGGAGCGCATGGCAGAGAACTCCTGGGTCTGGTCACCGCTGACCAGTTGGGCATTGGGATAGACGCGCAGCGTCAGTTCGCCGTCGGAGCGTTCTTCCACCAGCTCGGCCCATTTCTGCGCGGCCTGTCCCCAGGGAAAGGCGTCGGACAACACGGTGGAAACGGAAAGCTCCCGGGCCTGGGCGGTCAATGCCGAGGTCAGGAGGGCGGCGCCAGCCAGGGTGGCGACGAATCGTGAAAGGGGGCGGGTCGTTGGCATGACGTGTCCTTGGTATCCGCGTTGCGGTTATTGATTGTCGGGCCGGCTCCATCTTCTCCAGATGCCAGAGGGCCTTGTTGTTCACAACGTTTAAATATGCATGCAAGACACCGTCCCTCACAAGGGCCGGCTCCCAACGTGGCCAAGCGACAGACACTTTTGTACACAAAAACCATTGCCGATGGGCGCTATAGATTTTATAACTGTATACAAGCACTGTCAGACAATGTGACGCTCACTTGTCTACAAACAATGACACAACAACAAGCTTCGACAGCGCCCCTCTGCTACCCAGCGTGGCGCTCCTGCCACCGACAGTGCCGGGATCCCTCCAACGGCAGGGCCGCTCGAGGCATCGACCCGCTCCAACGACAACATCCAATGAACAGCGGAGACTCATGATGCTCAACAAGACACGACTCGTCCTGGCCACCGCCGCCGCTTCGATGTGCCTGGCTCAGGGCGCCAATGCCGCCCAATACAGCACCACCAAGGTGGAAGCGTTGTATGGCTGGAATTACGAGAGTCAGGCCGGAGCCGGTTTTCCCATCGACAACGAGGAACACGCCATTCTGACCCTGGCCAACGCCACGGGCTGGACCTATGGCGACAGCTTCTTCTTCGTCGATGTCACCAACCTGGATCATGGCAGCGAGGGCGAGGACGACTACGGCAGCGTGCACGCCGAGTGGAACCTGCGCGGCAACATCGGTGAGCTCAGTGGCCACGACCTGTCCATCGGGCCGGTCAGCGACTTCTATGTCACCGGGCAACTGGACATCGATCGCAACTCCTCGGTACGCAAGACCACCCATATGGCCGGCCTGTCCGCCGACCTGCAGATACCGGGCTTCCAGTTCTTCAAGCTCTTTGCCATGTATCGCAACGACGAGAGCAGCGCGGCCCGCGGCAGTTCCGAGCAGTACACGGCGGCGTGGAACCTGCCCTTCACGCTGGGCGGCGCCGACTTCAGCTTCGAGGGCTTCATCGACTACATCACCGAGGAAGGCGACCTGGAAGCCCAGTTGCTGACCCAGCCGCAACTGGTCTGGCACGCCACCGAGCATCTCGGCATCGGCATGGAATATCAGCACTGGGAAAACAAGTTCGGCCTGGAGGACACCGACGAGTCCTTTCCACAGGCCATGGTTCGCTGGACCTTCTAGGCACTATCCGGAAAGTGTCTACGCTCGGTTATACGACGCTGAAAATCCAATCAAAATGCTCATTTATTCCCTGTGAACTCTGCGTTTTGACTCGTGACATCCCTGTCACTCGCGGGTAGAGCCGAGCGGCTCTACCCGCGCCCCTGCCCGCGCACGCCACCTCGTCTGCTATGCTGGCGACTTCCTGCTCGCCATCGACCGAGGAAGCCTCGTGCCACTTCGCGACCTGTCCATCGGCCTGGGTGTCATCGTCATCTGGGCGCTGAACATCATCGTCATCAAGGTCGGCGTGGCCGACATGCCACCCCTGCTGCTGACCACGCTGCGCTTTGCCCTGGTGGCCCTGCTGCTCGTGCCCTTTCATCCGGTCGCCCGCCACCAGCTGCCCTTTCTGGCCTTGCTGTCGCTGACCTTCGGCACGCTGCACTTCGCCCTGCTGTTCATCGGCCTCGGTCAGGCCGAAGCGGGAACCGGCGCCCTGCTGGTACAGATGGGCACGCCCTTCGCCACCCTGCTGGCGGTGATCGTGCTCAAGGAGCGCCTGGGGTTCCGCCGCCTGACGGGCCTGATCCTCTCCTTCGCCGGCATCATGGTGCTGGCCGGCGGCCCGACATTGCCCGCCCCGCTGCCCACCGCCCTGCTGCTCACCAGTGCTCTCGGCTGGGCCATCTCGCAGTTGCTGATCAAGCGCGGGCCCAATGTGCCGCCCCTGGCACTGGCCGGCTGGGTGGCCCTGTTCGCCATCCCACAGGTCGCGCTGGGGTCATGGTGGCTCGAACGGGACCAACTGGCAGCGCTCGGTGACGCCGGCTGGATCGGCTGGGGGGCAGTCTTCTACACGGCGGTGATGTCCTCGATCGTCGCCTATGGCGCCTGGTATGGCTTGCTGCGCCGTCACCCCGTCAATCGCGTGGTGCCGTTGACGCTGCTGGTTCCGGTACTCGCGGTGGGGCTCGGCGTCTTGCTGCTCGGCGATTCACTGGGCCCCCACAAGCTGATCGGGGGCGGCCTGGTGATCGTCGGCATCGGCTTGATCGTGCTGCGCTTCAGGAAACGGGGTGGCACGCCGCGTCGAGCGTCGTGAAGGCCCGGCACACGGCCGGACCAGGGGAGATGCGTCACGCCACAGCGGGACGCTTTGCGACAGTTATTCCTGGAAGGGAGCGATATCCCCGCGTCCCTCGCGGACGATCTGCGGCGGAAGTTCGCGCAGATCGATGACGCTGGTCGGTTCCAGGTGACAGGCGCCGCCATCGATGACCAGATCCAGGTGCGCGCCGAAGCGCTCGCGGATTTCCTCGGCCTCGGTCATCGGCTGCTCTTCCCCCACCGGGATCAGCGTCACGCTCATCAAGGGTTCACCCAGCTCGGCGAGCAGCGCCCGGGGAATCGGATGGTCCGGCACACGCACGCCGATGGAGCGACGCTTGGGATGCAGCAACAGCCGCGGCACCTCGCTGGTGGCCTGGAGGATGAAGGTATAGGCGCCGGGCGTATGCGCCTTGAGCAGGCGAAAGACGGCGTTGTCCACCTTGGCGTAGGTGCCGATCTCGGACAGGTCCGAGCACACCAGGGTGAAGTTGTGCTTGTCATCGAGGGAACGCAACCACTTGATGCGCTCGATGGCCTTCTTGTCGCCGAGATGGCAGCCCAGGGCATAACCCGAGTCGGTGGGATAGGCGATCACGCCGCCATCGCGGATGATACGGACCGCCTGATCGATGAGTCGCTTCTGGGGATTTTCGGGATGAATCTGGAAGAACTGGCTCATGGGCGCTCCCTGTTCTGTCGGGGACATTCGCCGGCTCAGGCCGCCGGCATGGAGCGGCCGAACGTGGCCGCGAGACGAGGATGGGTCCAGACCGGTGCCACCGCCGTACGCGGCACCGCTGTCATGCTGCCCGGTGCCAGGTGGCCGCCGGGGAAGTGGAAGTCGCTGCCGAGCGAGGCCAGCAGGCCCCGCTCGTCCAGTTGGCGCGCCAGGTCGCGCGTGACATCGGGATTCTGGAAGCCGCTGACCAGCTCGGAGGCCTGGCCTCCGGCGGCATGGAAGTCGTCGAGCAGTTGCCCGCGCTTGCGACGGGTCAGGCCGTAACGCAGCGGATGCGCCAGCGCCGCCACGCCGCCGGCATCGAGCACCCAGGCCACGACCGTGGAAAGCGGCGGCCAATGGGCCTTGATGTCCCCCGCCTTGCCGTTGCCCAGATGACGACGAAAGGCAGTGGCCATATCGGGGACCAGCTCCGCCGCCACCAGCGCCCGCGCGAAGTCCGGGCGGCCCAGGGGGCGATCCGAGCCAGCCTGTTCCCGGGCTCGCTCGAGGGCGTTCGCCAGGCCGATCCGTTCCATGCGCGCGGCGATCTGCACGGCACGGCGCTCGCGCGCCTCGGCCTGATGCTCCAGTCCCACGGCAAGCTCGCCCTGAACGCCCGCCGGCAGCAACCCCACCACATGGATGTTGAGGCCCCGCCATTGGCAGGACAGCTCGGTGCCGGGCAGCACCACCACGCCGTGACGCTCGCCGGCAGCACGCGCCCGTTCGACACCGGCGACGGTATCGTGGTCGGTCAATGCCATGTGGGTCAGCCCACGCGCCGCGCACGCCTCGACCAGCGCCTCGGGCGACAGGGCCCCATCGGACGCGGTGGAGTGCATGTGAAGGTCGATGGAGAGCGCTTCGCCCTCGAAACGCTCGGGAAGTGCATTCATTGGCATGACGCCGGCAGGTGTCTTTGTCAGAATAACGTCCATGTTGCTCGCGCGGCCCATGGGGGTCAATGCTGAGCCCTCTCGTTCACGCGGTGCAAGCCGCTTTACCGAGGACTATCCGAGATGCTCTACGCCATCATCAGTGAAGATGTGAATGACAGCCTGGAGCGGCGCCTGGCCGCACGTCCCGACCACCTGGCCCGCCTCGAGGCGCTGCGCGACGAGGGTCGCCTGGTGCTGGCCGGCCCGCACCCCGCCATCGACAGCGAGTCGCCGGGCGACGCGGGTTTCAGCGGCAGCCTGGTGATCGCCGAGTTCGACGACCTGGAAAGTGCACAGGCCTGGGCCGACGCCGACCCCTTCGTCATCGCCGGCGTCTACGCCAGGGTCACCGTGAAGCCCTTCAAGCGGGTGCTGCCCTGATCCCGGCGACGCCTTGAGTTATCCACCGCGGATTTCCCACAGATACTGTGGATAACATTGTTGAAACGCCGCGGACGCATCTCCCAGGCCCGGTCGCCATGCCGCCATGACGACATCGATCAAATTTTGACCAACAGACGCGGAGTCACGTCTTGCCCCCCGCCCATGATCCGTTGCCGCCGCTCGCCGGCCTGACCCGGGCCCACCTCGACTGGCGACCCGACGACGGCGGGGAAGACACGCCGCACTCGAGCGAATTCGACGATGTCTATTTCTCGCGCCATGACGGACGCGCCGAGACCGAGCACGTCTTCCTCGACGCCAACCGCCTGCCCGAGCGTTTCCAGGACTGGACGGAAGACCGTCCATTCGTCATCGGCGAGACCGGCTTCGGCACCGGGCTGAACATGCTGTGTGCCTGGGCCTGTTTCGATGCCCATGCGCCCGCCCGCGCCAGGCTGCACCTGGTCTCCACGGAGCTCTACCCGCTCGACCGTCGTGACCTGGCCAGGGCTCTGGCCGCCTGGCCCGACCTTGCCGACCGCGCGGCGGTGCTGCTGGCCCAGTGGCCCGAGCCGGTCAGCGGCGTGCACCGCCTGTGGCTCGACGCTCGCGTGACCCTGGACCTGCACTTCGGCGACACGGCCGAGCGCCTGCGATGGCTCGACGGCCGAGTCGATGCCTGGTTCCTCGATGGCTTCGCCCCTGCCCGCAATCCCGACATGTGGCAGCCGGCGCTGTTCGCCGCCATGGCGGCGCGCTCGCGCCCCGGTGCTACCTTCGCCACCTTCACCTGTGCCGGTGTGGTCAAGCGCGGCCTCGCGGCCGCCGGTTTCGCCTGGCGCAAGGTGCCCGGCTTCGGTCGCAAGCGCGAGATGCTCGCCGGCGAGATCGCCACGCCTCCGGCGGACGAACGTCGTCGTGCCACGCCCTGGTTCACACCGCCCGCCCCTTGCCCGAGGCGGCGAGTGGCGGTCATCGGCGGCGGCATCGCCGGCACCAGCGTGGCCGCCGCCCTGGCCCGGCGCGGCGTGGCGGTGACGCTGATCGACCGCGAAGGCCCCGGTGCCGGTGCCTCCGGCAATCGCCAGGGCGTGCTCTACGTCAAGCTCGCCGCCGAGACCAACGACCAGAGTCGCTGCTATCTGGCCGGCCTGCTGCACAGCCGACGCTGGCTCGATGCACTCGACCCCGATGGCAGCCTGTGGCAACCCTGCGGCGTACTGCAGCTTGCCACCACCCCGCGCGAGGCGAAGCGCCAGACCGCCTTCCTCGCCAACCATCCGCTGCCCGACAGCGTGGTGCGCGGCGTGTCCTCGGAGCAGGCCAGCCAGCTCGCCGACATCCCGATCGAGAATGGCGGCCTCGAGTACCCGCTTGCCGGCTGGGTGCGGCCGGATGCGCTGTGTCGACGACTCGCCGCCACGCCCGGCGTGACCTTACTGCGCGCCGAGGTCGACGACATCACCGCCACGCCCGAGGGATGGCGGCTGTCGATGACGACCGACCAAGGGCCAGACGAGTTCGATGCCGATCAGGTGGTGATCGCCACGGCTAGCCTGGCCAACCGTTTCACCCAGACCGCCGACCTGCCACTCCAGCCGGTGCGCGGCCAGGTCTCGAGCCTGACGCTGCCCGAGAACGCCCCCGCACCGAGCCGGGTGATCTGCGCGGGCGGCTATGTGGCACCGCCCCGGGAGGGCCGGCTGACCTTCGGCGCCACCTTCCGCCCCAACGAGACGGATACCCGGGTGAGCGACGCCGACCACCGGGCCAACCGCGACGAACTGACCCGCACCCTCCCCGGCTATGCCGCGGCCCTGGAAGGATCGGGAGCACCGCTCGACACGGCGGCATTCGACGGGCGCGCTGCGGTGCGCGCGGCGAGTCCGGACAAGACACCCTACGCCGGTCCCGTCCCGGACGCCGCCGCCTGGCGCCAGGCCTATGCGCTGCTGGCCAAGGACGCCACCCGGATTCCCGACCTCGCCGGACAGCATCATCCGGGGTTGTGGATCAGTGCCGCCCATGGCTCCCGAGGACTGGCCAGCGCCCCGCTATGCGCCGAGGTCATCGCCTCGCGCATCTGCGACGAACCGATGCCCCTGGAAGCGCCCCTGGTCGACCACCTGCATCCGGGACGACGACTGATCCGCGAGCTGATTCGCGGCGGCTGAGAAAGAGACTCTATTAGTTATCGGCCAGCCTCCCCAACGAGCGCCGGTCGAGACACCGATAAGTGAAGGAAGGCCGCCCCACCTGACCGTAGTGGAAGGATTCGTCGAGCAACTCGATGTCGGTCAGGTACTTGAGATACTTGCGCACCGAGACCCGCGACATGCCGGTGGCCGGCAGCAAGGCCTCGGTGGTGAAGGCGTCGTCATCGAGTTCGAGGATCGCCCTCGCCACTCGCGTCAGGGTCGGCACGGTCAGTCCCTTGGGCAGATCGCCTGCCCGACGCGGCGCGGAAGGCTGAGCCGGCTGGAACAACCGATCAATATCGCGCTGGGCCACCTGGCTCGGCAGTTCGGCCAGGGCGTCGCGTGCCTGTCGGCAGGCCAGCAGAGCATCGCGGAAGCGCTCGAAGGTGAATGGCTTGACCAGATAGTCGCTGACCCCCAGGCGTCGCGCGGTGCGCACCATTGCGGTCTCGGCGGCGGCGGTGATCAGCACCACCTCGACATCGCGTCCGTTGCGCTGCAGATACCGGACGACCTCGAGGCCGCTGCGATTGCGCAGGTAGATGTCGAGCAACACGAGGTCAACCGCCTCGCGCTCGAGCACATCGATCGCCGCCGGCACGCCATCGCACTGGGCGACCAGTTGCATGTCGTCCAGTCGATTGAGGTACTCGACATTGAGGCGCATGACCATGGGGTCATCCTCGACGATCAGCACGCGCATCATCCTTCTCCTTCGCCGCTTTGCGAAGCCACCGGATAAGGCAGCTCGACTTCGAACAAGGCGCCCCGGCCCGTCTCGCTGTAGACCGCCAGGCTGCCGCCGCACGCCTCGACCCGTTCACGTACCGCACTCAACCCCAGGCCACGACGCACGCCCTTGGTCGAGACACCGGGCTCGAACAACCGCTCGCGAACCCGGGGCGCAATGCCATCGCCGGTGTCCTGAACGTGCACGTCGAGCAGGTCTTCGTCCCAACTCAGCGTCAACGTCACGCACCGTTCGTCTCGGCCCTCGACGGCATCGAAGGCGTTTTCCAGCAAATTGCCCAGCACCGTGACCAACGTATGCGCCGATGCCGACTCGGCCGGCGTGGGCAGGCTCGACTCGAGCAACACCTCGAGGTGCAGATTGCGCTCCCGGGCCTCACTGCACTTGCCGAGCAGAAAGCCTGCCAGCACCGGATCTTCGATGTCCGAAGCCAGGACCACCCCCTGTGTGACGTGATGATCGACCAGTTCCCCCAGATAGCCGCGCAGGCTGTCGAGATCTCCCATCTGCGCCAGCCCCAGCATGACATGGCGCTGATTCTTGAACTCATGGGTGGTAGCGCGCAGGGCCTCCGCGTAGCGACTGACGCCGGTCAACTGCTCGGCCAGGGCATTGACCTCGCTCTTGTCGCGAAAGGTAGCGATGGCGCCGATCACTTGCCCACGATGATGGATCGGCAGGCGATTGGCGAGCACCACCTGGCCGTTGAGGTCGAGTTCCCGATCGAGCTTCTCGCCATCGCCGGCGAGCACCTCGGGCAAGCCGCTGTGCGGCAGATAGTCGGCCACCGCCTCGCCCAGGGGCGGCGACCCCAGCCCGGCACCGGCCAGCAGTTGCCGGGCAGTCGGATTGGCCAGGGTGATGCGCGCTTCGCGATCCACCGCCAGGATCCCCTCATGCACTGAAGCCAGCATGGCCTGGCGCTCCTCCACCAGGCGCGTGATCTGATAGGGCTCGAGCCCCAGTAGTACGCGTTTGATGTAGCGTGCCAACCAGCGTGCGCCCAGGGCACCGACGATCATCAGCAGGAGCACCCCGACCATCACGTCACGACGGTTATCGGCGAGCAACGCCCCCAGGGAATCGAGCGTCACTCCCACCGCTACCGCGCCGATCACCTCGCCCTGGTCATCGCGAACTGGCGCGAAGCCACGGATGCTGGTGCCCAGGGTACCCTCCGCCCGCGAGTGATAGACCTCGCCGGCCAGAGCCCGGTCTTCGTCGCCACCGCGGAAGTGGTGACCGATGCGTGACGGCTCCGGGTGAGTCAGACGCGTCGAACGGTCGTCCATGACCACCATGAAATCGACGCCCAGACGTTGCCGCAGCCCGTCGATACGCGATTGGAGGGCAGCGTCCCCCGTAGCGACGGCTGGCT contains these protein-coding regions:
- a CDS encoding TAXI family TRAP transporter solute-binding subunit; protein product: MKRHVFSAATFSGALLGAAMFASPAMAQEEEQFITIGTGGQTGVYYVVGQSVCRLVNRLEDANIKCNAPSTGGSVANINGIRSGELNMGVAQSDVQYQAYNGTGNFEGDAYKDLRAVFRVHGEPLTLLARADSGVETLDDLEGKRVNIGNPGSGQRNTMEVVMDAKGWTEDTFSLASELDAAEMASALADNNIDVMAYVVGHPNGAIQEATTTVDSKLIPLNDETIQGLVEEYPYYSMSTIPGGLYKGNPDDVETFGVAATFVSSAETDPDVVYQTVKAVFDNFDRFKKLHPAFANLEPEDMVSEGLSAPLHEGAARYYREQGWIE
- a CDS encoding macro domain-containing protein, which translates into the protein MQTPAPFIECCQGDIARQDDMDAVVNAANAALRSGGGVAGALHRAAGPALADACRPLAPIQPGQAVITEAFKLPNRYVIHCLGPVYGVDEPSDTLLADCYRNALHLAQQHGIARLAFPALSTGAFGYPASEAARIALSTVLATLPDCPAVRQVRFVLFDDASRALHQQWLDALVGD
- a CDS encoding TRAP transporter large permease, translated to MSPDLWMLLAFAGLLIAGVPVAFSLGLSGAVGIVAGLSPSMLSTLGTNTYNSVAKYPLIAIPLFILTGLIFERAGVAARLVRFAQALIGPRHGGLALVAVLVCMIMGGMSGSGPADAAAVAMVMLPSMTRAGYPRPFSATLIAASASTAILIPPSVALILYSIVVPGVDLRALFAAGLFPGMLAGAALLVPAWWLARRYRWEAPENVERPPLAESFRQAIPALFAPILILGGLRSGLFTPTEAAVVAVAYGVVVGLWLTRELGWRDLWELFGEAAVISGVVMLIIALAGIFAWAGTMLGTFRHMAEWVIGLSDNGVLLLALIMLAVLVAGMLLDAISIYLILMPILIPVMQHFDWNPVWFGILLAMNIAIGQFTPPVAVNLMVTTEVARVRLEQTIGWAMVFVLAMAVALALVVVFPGIALWLPGVLGYNV
- a CDS encoding TRAP transporter small permease, producing the protein MKRPDARLERVLATLAILIIGLISLANVVVRYVTDASFAFTEEFSVFLLVLLTFAGASVALRRHRHIRIGLLERALPPAARRVLILFQGLCGLIVLGLIAWFGAKLAWQEYQWETLSPGLGLPQWWYLVWLPLLAVLMLWRQCQQTFERLRGGLDDES
- a CDS encoding DctP family TRAP transporter solute-binding subunit is translated as MPTTRPLSRFVATLAGAALLTSALTAQARELSVSTVLSDAFPWGQAAQKWAELVEERSDGELTLRVYPNAQLVSGDQTQEFSAMRSGLIDLAVGSTINWSPQVPALNLFSLPFLLPDAEAVDAVTGGETGEMIFSAIEEKGVVPLAWGENGFRQLSNSSGTIDEPADLEGLKIRVVGSPLFQDTFTALGANPTQMSWADAKPALTTGAVDGQENPLSVFDVARIDQVGQTHLTLWNYMNDPLVFAANRQVWGSLSESQREMLRETAVEAGAWEIAKTREEEAARLEAIRERGVNVTELSEAQHQAFVEATESVHDKWVPRIGEEIVEAARRDIDASE
- a CDS encoding outer membrane protein OmpK, with protein sequence MMLNKTRLVLATAAASMCLAQGANAAQYSTTKVEALYGWNYESQAGAGFPIDNEEHAILTLANATGWTYGDSFFFVDVTNLDHGSEGEDDYGSVHAEWNLRGNIGELSGHDLSIGPVSDFYVTGQLDIDRNSSVRKTTHMAGLSADLQIPGFQFFKLFAMYRNDESSAARGSSEQYTAAWNLPFTLGGADFSFEGFIDYITEEGDLEAQLLTQPQLVWHATEHLGIGMEYQHWENKFGLEDTDESFPQAMVRWTF
- a CDS encoding DMT family transporter is translated as MPLRDLSIGLGVIVIWALNIIVIKVGVADMPPLLLTTLRFALVALLLVPFHPVARHQLPFLALLSLTFGTLHFALLFIGLGQAEAGTGALLVQMGTPFATLLAVIVLKERLGFRRLTGLILSFAGIMVLAGGPTLPAPLPTALLLTSALGWAISQLLIKRGPNVPPLALAGWVALFAIPQVALGSWWLERDQLAALGDAGWIGWGAVFYTAVMSSIVAYGAWYGLLRRHPVNRVVPLTLLVPVLAVGLGVLLLGDSLGPHKLIGGGLVIVGIGLIVLRFRKRGGTPRRAS
- a CDS encoding L-threonylcarbamoyladenylate synthase; this translates as MSQFFQIHPENPQKRLIDQAVRIIRDGGVIAYPTDSGYALGCHLGDKKAIERIKWLRSLDDKHNFTLVCSDLSEIGTYAKVDNAVFRLLKAHTPGAYTFILQATSEVPRLLLHPKRRSIGVRVPDHPIPRALLAELGEPLMSVTLIPVGEEQPMTEAEEIRERFGAHLDLVIDGGACHLEPTSVIDLRELPPQIVREGRGDIAPFQE